Part of the Streptomyces sp. HSG2 genome, CCGATGAACGCCGTCGAGGAGTTTCGCGCGGAGTTCCGCGACTGGCTCCGCTCCGCCCTCGACGGCGACTTCGCCGAACTGCGAGGGCGCGGAGGCCCGGGCCGTGAGCACGAGGCCTTCCCCGAACGACTCGCCTGGGAAAGGCACATGGCCCGAGCCGGCTGGACCTGCGTGGGATGGCCGGCGGAGCACGGGGGGCGCGACGCGACGCCGGCGCAACAGGTCGCCCTCCACGAGGAATACGCCTTGGCCGACGCCCCCGCCCGTGTCGGCCACCTCGGCGAGCAACTCCTCGGACCCACCCTGCTCGCCTTCGGCACCCCCGCGCAACGTGCCCGCTTCCTCAAGCCGATCGTGGCCGTCGAGGAACTGTGGTGCCAGGGATACAGCGAGCCGGAAGCCGGTTCGGATCTCGCCGGAGTCCGCACCCGCGCCGAGCCGGACGGCGACTCCTGGGTCGTCACCGGCCACAAGACCTGGACGTCGATGGCCCCTCAGGCCGACTGGTGCTTCCTGCTCGCGAGGACCGAGGCGACGGGGGCCCCGCGCGAGGACCTCTCCTGTCTGCTCGTCCCGCTCGACCAGCCAGGGGTGGACGTCCGCCCGATCAGGCAGCTGACCGGCACCTCGGAGTTCGCCGAGGTGTACTTCGACGGAGCCCGCTCCGACCACGTCGTAGGCGCTCCCGGCGACGGTTGGCGCGTCGCCATGACCACGCTCGGCTTGGAGCGAGGCGTGTCCACGCTGGGACGTCTGATCGGGTTCCGCCGCGAGCTGGAGAACCTGATCGACCTGGCCCGCCACAACGGCGCCGCCCGCGACCCCCTGATCCGGGATCGGCTCGCCCGCGCGTGGGCCGGCCTGGAGGCGATCCGGGGCACCGCCCTGCGGACCCTCGACGGCGTCACGGCCGGAGCGCCCGGTCCCGAGGCGTCCATCGGCAAGATCTACCAGGCGACCTGGCATCGCGACCTGGGCGAACTCGCCATGGACGTCTGCGGCGCCGCCGGCACGCTGACCGACGGCGCCCCCTACGACCTGACCGACTGGCAGCGGTTGTTCCTCTTCTCCAGGGCCGACACGCTGTACGCCGGCTCCAACGAGATCCAACGGAACGTCATCGCCGAGCGGGTGCTCGGCCTCCCCAGGGAGGGCCGGCCGTGACCGACCCCGGGCCGCCGCCCCGTCCGGCCGGCCATCGACTCCTGGCGGGCCGGACCGCCGTCGTCACCGCCGCGGCGGGCACCGGGATCGGCGGAGCGACCGCCCGGCGCCTGCTGGAGGAAGGGGCCCGTGTCCTGCTGTCGGACGCGCACGCTCGTCGGCTGCGCGACGTCGCGGGCCGCCTCGGCGAGGAGTTCGGCGCGGACAGGGTCGCCGCGCTGCCCTGCGACGTCACCGACGAGAGCCGGGTCGGTGCCCTCTTCGACGCCGCCGAACGACGCCACGGACGGCTCGACGTCGTCGTCAACAACGCCGGGCTCGGCGGCGAGGCCGAGCTGACCGACATGACCGACGCCCAATGGGCGACCGTCCTGGACGTCACCCTGACCGGCACCTTCCGGTGCACCCGCGCCGCGCTGCGGCGGATGCGCGCGGCGGGCGTCGGAGGCGTCGTCGTGAACAACGCCTCCGTCGTCGGCTGGCGAGCCCAGCGGGGGCAGGCCCACTACGCGGCCGCCAAGGCCGGGGTGATGGCCCTGACCCGCTGCGCGTCGGTGGAGGCCGCCGCCTACGGGGTACGGGTCAATGCCGTGGCCCCCAGCCTGGCCGACCATCCGCACCTGTCGAAGGTCACCCGCCCCGAGCTGCTGCGGGAGCTGACTTCCCGAGAGGCATTCGGACGCGCCGCCGAACCCTGGGAGGTGGCCAACGTGATCGTTTTCCTGGCCAGCGACTACTCGTCCTACATGACCGGAGAGGTCCTCTCGGTCAGCAGCCGACACCCATGAGGC contains:
- a CDS encoding acyl-CoA dehydrogenase family protein; its protein translation is MNAVEEFRAEFRDWLRSALDGDFAELRGRGGPGREHEAFPERLAWERHMARAGWTCVGWPAEHGGRDATPAQQVALHEEYALADAPARVGHLGEQLLGPTLLAFGTPAQRARFLKPIVAVEELWCQGYSEPEAGSDLAGVRTRAEPDGDSWVVTGHKTWTSMAPQADWCFLLARTEATGAPREDLSCLLVPLDQPGVDVRPIRQLTGTSEFAEVYFDGARSDHVVGAPGDGWRVAMTTLGLERGVSTLGRLIGFRRELENLIDLARHNGAARDPLIRDRLARAWAGLEAIRGTALRTLDGVTAGAPGPEASIGKIYQATWHRDLGELAMDVCGAAGTLTDGAPYDLTDWQRLFLFSRADTLYAGSNEIQRNVIAERVLGLPREGRP
- a CDS encoding SDR family oxidoreductase, which gives rise to MTDPGPPPRPAGHRLLAGRTAVVTAAAGTGIGGATARRLLEEGARVLLSDAHARRLRDVAGRLGEEFGADRVAALPCDVTDESRVGALFDAAERRHGRLDVVVNNAGLGGEAELTDMTDAQWATVLDVTLTGTFRCTRAALRRMRAAGVGGVVVNNASVVGWRAQRGQAHYAAAKAGVMALTRCASVEAAAYGVRVNAVAPSLADHPHLSKVTRPELLRELTSREAFGRAAEPWEVANVIVFLASDYSSYMTGEVLSVSSRHP